In Desulfatibacillum aliphaticivorans DSM 15576, the genomic stretch CCGGGCGGGCCTGCCAATGGCTTTGCACAGCCCGTTGATGATATTATCCACGTCCTTTTCCTTGAGCTTGTCCACCTGGCCCAAATGGGCGATAATTTTGGTGCGTGGATTTTTGACGCCGGGTTCCCTGACGCTTTCCGCGATCTGGACCGACTGATAGACCTTGCCCCGCTGTTTACTTTTGACGATTCGGATATACATAGTGCGTAAACACTATAATATATTATTCATTAAGTCAAGTATAAATACAATAGTTTACGTACTACATTAACCTTCCCGAAACAGATATTATCTTCAATGATTTCAATCTGGATTTCTTGTTTAAGGCAAGATTGGTGTCAAAGTTCGGTTGCCCCAGCCAAAATCCAAAGGGCCATTGGTAGAAACGGCACTGTTACAGCGTCCATTTTTTCTCCTTATTTTTTACCGTTATTCTCGGTGTCTTTGCCTTTTGTTTCAAGTGAAGTCACTTGCACGGCATGCTTCTGTACAACTTCAACCATTCGGTTCATTTCCACCAAGTTATCAGACAGGGCGTTAAGTTTATTATCCATCTCTTCAACTATTTTGGACAGGGCTCCATCCCGCTTATCAAGCTGTGCCTTGCTTTGTTCCGTAAGACTGGTTAGAGATTGAACCTCTTGTTTAAACCCACTATTTAACCTGGATAGATCATCCACTTGTCCCTTAGTCGCATTCGCCATTTTTGCCAATTGAGCCAAAATGTCATTGGCATCGCCTACTTTTTCCTTGAAGGCGTCTACATCATTTCCCAGCGAACTTATGTAATCACCCAGTTTATCAAGTCCGCCATTAAATGCAGAAATTGCTTCCGTGAGAGAGTCCGCTTTTTGGGAAAGCATCGTTGATGATTTGTCGAGCAGACCACCATATCTGCTTGTTTCACTATCAACTTTGGTAATCGCATTTTTAAAATTTTTAGCAGAGACGTTTAATGAATCTATAGATTGTTTCATTTGCTTCTTTGAATCATCTGCTGCTTCTGAAATTTGATCTATAACTTCTGAAGTCTGGATAGACTTATCTTTAAAGCTCTCAATTTGAGATTCCAAGGAACTTATATGGCCATCCAGTTTGTCAATCTTCTTTCCAAATTTGGATTCAGTTTCACCAAGCATATCTGTTTGTTGGGACAATTCGGTTGTAGATCGATCTATCAAGTCTCCAAACCGACTTGTGTTGTCATCCACACTAGTTATGAGTTCCTGCATCTTTTCCACTTTGGTTTTAAATGATCCTGAAGTTTCACCAATACTAATGACTGCCTTGTCTGTCGTTTGGATTGACCAGTTCATTTCTTTTAACACGGCATCTATATTTTTATTCGATCCTTCCAAAGCAACCGCTATTTCTTCAAATTTTGTGGATAGTTTTTGCAGCCCCTCACCTTCCTGGGTCATTTGCTTCAGAATTAGCTCTGCATTTTGTTTTTTGCGTTCAAGTCCTTGAATGTCAGCTTGGAGTTCAGCCTTTTTGACTTGGAGTTGGTCAATTGAATTCCGGAAGATCTCTTCCTGGCTTTTTAGAGCTTCAACCTTCTGTCCTAAATTCTGCTCCTGCAATTGAGCGGTTTGAATCTTCGCATGCAAGTCAGCGTTCTCCTTGCGAGCAGCTATCACTGCAGCCTCATTTTCAGTTCGCTCGGCTTTGCTTGCTTCCAAATCGGACAGGGCCATTTCCAGTCTGGTTGTTTCTCCTTCCAAACGAACCTTGGTAGTTTGGAATTGGCCTTCCAAACCGGTTACCTCCTTTGTCAATACTTGGCGTCTATCTTCCATGGTAGGAAGCTCCTGCCTAATAGCCGAATATGCTTGTTTGTCTCGTTCAAGAAGCATGCGTTCGCTTTTAATGGCTGCTATCTCCCTCTCAAGGTTCACAATTTTCCACCCGGAAAAAATAATTAGCAAACAGACAAAAAGGATCGCTAAGGCCAAGAACCAAACCGGCGGGAAAAAACTGTCGAGAGCAGCGCCTTGTTTTTCGGAGATGATATTTTTCGATATTGGACTCTCATTATCTGGCATATTTTCAGTCATTTTCTCTCCATCCATGGACAACTTTGTCCACGCACCCTTTTAGGTCTTCACGCAGTTGATAGGTCCAAAAGCGCATAACTTTCCATCCCAGTCCTTGAAGTTGAATATCTCGCCAATGGTCATCAATTTTTCTTGATCCATCTGAGTTCCTGTGACAGTCCCCATCCACTTCGATATCAATTTTAATGGGCTTTTCTCCTCCCTTGATCAAGGCCATGTCCAGCCGTCGACTGGAAACAGGAAATTGTGGCCGCGGTTCAAGGCCAGCCTCTTGTAATGCGTTGAAAAACATTTCTTCATATGGGGACTCAAATGGATGCCATGGCGTTTTGGGCAGAGTGGTGGCTGTAATAGGTTTAGGGACGGCAAGACTTTCAATATGAGGTATTCCACATTTTCGCGCCCAGGCCTGGTTGCCCACAACATGTAGGACAGCCCTGGCGCGACTGGCAGCAACATTAAAAAGGTTCCCTGTCTCCCTCAAAAAAGAACGTGAGCCTGCAGGCATGTCCGGGCCTCCGCATATGGAAAAAATTATGACGTCTCTTTCATCCCCCTGAAAACCATGAGACGTGTCCACATGAGCATCTGACAATTGCAGCGCATGAAATAATTGGGCATCGGCCTCAAATAATGCATCTCTGATGCGGTTGGCCTGTTGACGGAATGGCGTGACGATGCCAAGGCTGCCTTTGAAATGATTCTGCAAGAGCATAGTTCTTACTATGCTGACCACCTCATCCACTTCACTTTGGGAATAGCATCCACTGCCGCCTCCGCTCTGAACTTCCCCTGATACATCCGTCCAGCCTATTCCCATTTGCATCCCGTTAGGGATTTTTAATAGAGAACAGTCAGTGGCTACCCGCAACCGCCCCTTATAGAAATTTGCATTGGAATAATCAGCGATGGGGTTTGCACTTCTGTACGTTTCACTCAGAAAAATTGCATCAGCTTTTTTTGACCCTGCGAGTAGATTATAAAGAGAACTTTCCGTATATGCGAAACGGGCGTCGTCTACACGCTTAATGTTCACATTGCGTCTCAACATAGCGTCTTTGGCTGTGGACAGCTTGGTTGAGTGAGTAAGCTGATGAGGGTCGCCTATTGCCCCCGCTCTTTTTGCGCGGAATAAAATAGGTATTGCCGAAGGAATATCCGACTGGCTTGCTTCATCAACAATTGCCAAATCAAACATTCCGGCTATAAGGGGGATTCTGGATTTGACAGAAAGATTGGTTACTGCCCAGCATGGAAATGATTCCAAAATATACGGCGTCCTTTTTTTTAGGATACGTCGAGTCTCCATGGTGATTATTTGGGTGTCCAAACCCGTTCTCATTGCATTTAATGCCGCCCGCAACCCGTCAAGCTCCTGCCTGTCCACGCCGGGACGCAGCCCCACTCTGCTGGAAGCGTCAAGAGAAATGGCAATAGAAGCAAGTTCCTTTATACGATCAGAGAGTTTGAGGATTTCTTGCGTGATTTCTTCCAGGGGAGGAAGCTCTTTAAGTTTGGCTTCATATACGATGCTTTCATTTCTATTGCTTGCATATTTCGCAGCATGGTCCAATGTTGAAACTTGAAGTGCCATCCCGGAAAGTTTTTTTGATTTTGGATAACGCGGAAGTAAAGGCAGTCCGGGCATATCTCCAAGTTTCAGGAGTGCATTGGCATAAGAAGGGAAGTAGTACAGTTCCCTAAAGAGTGCCAAAATTTTAGACAAACCATCTTGTTGACTCCCATCGAAAACTGCTGACTTAATAATTGAGGATATCTTTTCAATAGCCTTATATTTATCATTGTTGGAGTTTGCATTTAGAAACCGAATTGTTTCTTCAGTAAGACCCTGAGCAAGATAACTCATCTTGTCCTCAAGTTCTCCCAACAGGCTCCCAAACTCTATCGCTTGGTGAGCAAATGTCGCCTTTAACCCTCTCTGCTCAAGATATTCAAAGAGTTCCTCTCGCACCCTGCCGATTTTCTCGATAGAAGACTCATTACTTGGAAAAGCTAAAATATCTGTTATCGCGTTGTTGAATGTATATTTGAGGTTTGGATCTTCCTTGGAGTTTGTTCTGACAATCAGTTGGGGACCTTCAGGTTTATTCAGCCTTGAGACAACAGCGTCAATGGCCTTGTGATTGCGGCTTGAAAAAAGAACTGTCAGGTTTCTTAACCTGGCATTACATATTGCGGCGGCGGCAACCTGACTTTTCCCCGTTCCAGGAGGCCCAGTGATGACGGATATCTCTTGATTTATCAGAGAGGAAATTGCTCTTCTCTGTTCCGCATTTAACGGCGTCGTGTCCACCACGACTGATTCATGAGGCGAAGCATCTACAGCATTTTCATTTTCTTCGTCTCCTTCCAAAAAGATGTAGCGGAGAGCAGTTTGATCAAGCACATCATCCGATTCACTTTCAATTGTGGAAAGCTCGTTAAGCAGAGAAGCGGTGTACCGAGTTTTTTTGGCCATCATCAGGACAGCCCTATTATATATGCCTGTATCAAATGGCTCTTTTATTGTGTTGTCTGGGACGCTGTCAATGTTAAGAGACTCACGAATTTTGTAGGGCATAAATGCAGTTAGGGCTGTAACCAAATTTTCCAAATCAGGGCAAATTTCTTCTTTTTCAAAGCCGGGGCCTTCATCATTTGGACGCCATCTATTGATAAAACCGCATGCCGACAAAAAATTCCGTTGTTGATCCGGTTTTCGAGCAAAAGCATATTCCAACCACTTTACATTGACCTCCGCACGAGGGGCACTGCAACTTACAACCAAGCCGTCTCTTGAAACTTCATGGTTCAGTTCAAAAAAGAACACAGGACTTATGATACTCACGTCCGGTTCGTTTTGTTTCTTTATGTGTGTTGCCTGCACAGGGTAGCCAAGAACCAATGATTGATCATTTCCAGCACTCGGGAGAGCATTTAATAAGCCTGACAGATGAGAGCCTATGGGTATTGTGATTCGCCAATGCAAACCTGGCTTGGGACTCCACTTCCCTATTCGACGGAGGTATATATAGCTTTTTCCTAAATCATTCAGAAAAGCGGACGCTTCAGCCCCCTCCTCATTGTTGATACACTTTCGGTAATAGGAAACTAATTGCCGAAAAAGCCCCCACCGCCCTGAATAAACATTTTCAGTTCCCGAAGGGGGTGTCGGCTCAGGAGTAGCTATATTTCCTGTGAAATTCAGCTCTGTAATTGTTTCCTTTGACAATGCTGGAAGAGGACAGCTTATAGAATCTGAATGCTTGACTTTAGAGGCGGTATAAGACCAAAGGCCTTTACTATATTCGACCTGGCCGTTTGCACTCATGTCTCTAAGAAGGGAGCTAATTTGGTAATCAGGCAGGCGTAGATGCAGTTTTCTCAAACGGAAGCCAATCTCCCGTGTGGAAAGGCCAGTAGAGGAGGTGTGAAGAATGTTAATCAACGAATTTTTGATTTCTGCATCCAATTTTCCATTCCACTATAATTGAAAGATTTAATAATCATTCGTATGCATACAAATAGATTTCAGTTAAATTTGGCTATAAAATTGAAGCCTTCATAGTTAAAGCCACCAGTCTTAACGCCTCGCAATTATTAGCGGGGTATTTGAGGTAGTCGATTTACGAAAAATTATTTTGATTTGGCTTCCGCCCCCATTCTTCAGATCCTGCCGTGGATTCTGATAGGCTTGAATATAAACAATGGCATATTTTACGAAAACAGTCAATTATCCCATCTTGACCCTGCCCTTACTCAAATTTATTTACAGAATGGAATCAATTAAAAAAGCTGTTTAAGTGGGCAAAATCAAGCATGGCAACCGTCTAAACAACTACATTTTAATGGAGGGGAATTGGAATAAAGGAGTTCACCTGGTACAAAGATCCAATTGCCTCATAAAGGGAATATTTTTGATTATCTATCAGTTGTGATTACCCATTTATTTTCTCCCTCAACTTCGCTGAACACTGAAAAGCCACCACCCGTCTGGACCTCAAAGTCAGATCTTCTCCAGTGGCCGGATTTCTTCCTCTGCGTTCATCCTTCGCTTTCACAGAAAATTTTCCAAAGCCGGAAATCAAGAGATCATTACCAGATCCCAGGTCTTCCTTGATGATCTCCAACAGGGTTTCCATGATTTCTCCACCCCTGCGTTTGGGGTAGCCCGTCTCTTTGATTATAGCTTCAATGATTTCGTTTTTGGTCAGTGTCATGTTTTTCCTTTATTTTCAATTGCATGCCTGCAAAAATTTCTTTAGAAGACAGCAAACCGTTTTCTGTCTTTCTAACTCCCTCGTTTAATCTCTCAGCTACCTCCATGGGCGACAGATCATTATAGGTCAAATTGATTTTAGCATCTTCCACCAGTCTGTTAACGAAGGCGGTCACAGATTTATTTAAAGCCTTGGAAGAATAAAATATGCCCATGGCTGGCCCAACGATGCGGTCATATATCAA encodes the following:
- a CDS encoding AAA domain-containing protein, yielding MDAEIKNSLINILHTSSTGLSTREIGFRLRKLHLRLPDYQISSLLRDMSANGQVEYSKGLWSYTASKVKHSDSISCPLPALSKETITELNFTGNIATPEPTPPSGTENVYSGRWGLFRQLVSYYRKCINNEEGAEASAFLNDLGKSYIYLRRIGKWSPKPGLHWRITIPIGSHLSGLLNALPSAGNDQSLVLGYPVQATHIKKQNEPDVSIISPVFFFELNHEVSRDGLVVSCSAPRAEVNVKWLEYAFARKPDQQRNFLSACGFINRWRPNDEGPGFEKEEICPDLENLVTALTAFMPYKIRESLNIDSVPDNTIKEPFDTGIYNRAVLMMAKKTRYTASLLNELSTIESESDDVLDQTALRYIFLEGDEENENAVDASPHESVVVDTTPLNAEQRRAISSLINQEISVITGPPGTGKSQVAAAAICNARLRNLTVLFSSRNHKAIDAVVSRLNKPEGPQLIVRTNSKEDPNLKYTFNNAITDILAFPSNESSIEKIGRVREELFEYLEQRGLKATFAHQAIEFGSLLGELEDKMSYLAQGLTEETIRFLNANSNNDKYKAIEKISSIIKSAVFDGSQQDGLSKILALFRELYYFPSYANALLKLGDMPGLPLLPRYPKSKKLSGMALQVSTLDHAAKYASNRNESIVYEAKLKELPPLEEITQEILKLSDRIKELASIAISLDASSRVGLRPGVDRQELDGLRAALNAMRTGLDTQIITMETRRILKKRTPYILESFPCWAVTNLSVKSRIPLIAGMFDLAIVDEASQSDIPSAIPILFRAKRAGAIGDPHQLTHSTKLSTAKDAMLRRNVNIKRVDDARFAYTESSLYNLLAGSKKADAIFLSETYRSANPIADYSNANFYKGRLRVATDCSLLKIPNGMQMGIGWTDVSGEVQSGGGSGCYSQSEVDEVVSIVRTMLLQNHFKGSLGIVTPFRQQANRIRDALFEADAQLFHALQLSDAHVDTSHGFQGDERDVIIFSICGGPDMPAGSRSFLRETGNLFNVAASRARAVLHVVGNQAWARKCGIPHIESLAVPKPITATTLPKTPWHPFESPYEEMFFNALQEAGLEPRPQFPVSSRRLDMALIKGGEKPIKIDIEVDGDCHRNSDGSRKIDDHWRDIQLQGLGWKVMRFWTYQLREDLKGCVDKVVHGWREND
- a CDS encoding integration host factor subunit alpha; the protein is MTLTKNEIIEAIIKETGYPKRRGGEIMETLLEIIKEDLGSGNDLLISGFGKFSVKAKDERRGRNPATGEDLTLRSRRVVAFQCSAKLREKING
- a CDS encoding DUF6933 domain-containing protein — its product is MILRYSAKLGKKLKEFPTKSLPADPNPYLDWTGHLFTAERTQYIIMVNTMSLYSTVMYGRGITDFSEFMRYWPSFLRDTMKYDGIQLIYDRIVGPAMGIFYSSKALNKSVTAFVNRLVEDAKINLTYNDLSPMEVAERLNEGVRKTENGLLSSKEIFAGMQLKIKEKHDTDQKRNH